One segment of Myotis daubentonii chromosome 11, mMyoDau2.1, whole genome shotgun sequence DNA contains the following:
- the RPL12 gene encoding large ribosomal subunit protein uL11 isoform X2: protein MPPKFDPNEIKVVYLRCTGGEVGATSALAPKIGPLGLSPKKVGDDIAKATGDWKGLRITVKLTIQNRQAQIEVVPSASALIIKALKEPPRDRKKQKNRTIKEILGTAQSVGCNVDGRHPHDIIDDINSGAVECPAS from the exons ATGCCGCCGAAGTTCGACCCCAACGAAATCAAAGTCG TCTACCTGCGGTGCACCGGCGGGGAAGTGGGCGCCACGTCTGCCCTGGCCCCCAAGATCGGCCCCCTGGGCCTG TCTCCAAAAAAGGTTGGTGATGACATCGCCAAAGCAACCGGTGATTGGAAGGGTCTGAGGATTACAGTGAAACTGACCATTCAGAACAGACAGGCCCAG ATCGAAGTAGTGccttctgcctctgccctgatCATCAAAGCCCTCAAAGAACCgccaagagacagaaagaagcaaaaaaaca GAACCATTAAAGAGATCTTGGGGACTGCCCAATCTGTGGGGTGCAATGTTGATGGTCGCCACCCTCATGACATCATAGACGATATCAACAGTGGTGCAGTGGAATGTCCGGCT AGTTAA
- the RPL12 gene encoding large ribosomal subunit protein uL11 isoform X1, whose product MPPKFDPNEIKVVYLRCTGGEVGATSALAPKIGPLGLSPKKVGDDIAKATGDWKGLRITVKLTIQNRQAQIEVVPSASALIIKALKEPPRDRKKQKNIKHSGNITFDEIVSIARQMRHRSLARELSGTIKEILGTAQSVGCNVDGRHPHDIIDDINSGAVECPAS is encoded by the exons ATGCCGCCGAAGTTCGACCCCAACGAAATCAAAGTCG TCTACCTGCGGTGCACCGGCGGGGAAGTGGGCGCCACGTCTGCCCTGGCCCCCAAGATCGGCCCCCTGGGCCTG TCTCCAAAAAAGGTTGGTGATGACATCGCCAAAGCAACCGGTGATTGGAAGGGTCTGAGGATTACAGTGAAACTGACCATTCAGAACAGACAGGCCCAG ATCGAAGTAGTGccttctgcctctgccctgatCATCAAAGCCCTCAAAGAACCgccaagagacagaaagaagcaaaaaaaca tTAAGCACAGTGGAAATATCACTTTTGATGAGATTGTCAGCATTGCCCGACAGATGCGTCACCGATCTTTAGCTAGAGAACTCTCTG GAACCATTAAAGAGATCTTGGGGACTGCCCAATCTGTGGGGTGCAATGTTGATGGTCGCCACCCTCATGACATCATAGACGATATCAACAGTGGTGCAGTGGAATGTCCGGCT AGTTAA